A genomic window from Glycine soja cultivar W05 chromosome 10, ASM419377v2, whole genome shotgun sequence includes:
- the LOC114370744 gene encoding probable membrane-associated kinase regulator 4: MKIEMATKQVTTTMVHVDDDDYIDMELCNSSPNFFSYSLSSPPSNREFEFQMSEKESLTSPADDLFYKGKLLPLHLPPRLQMVQKLVENSSTNAKFEYIKSDSPSTNANTPFESNISPSESRRVSSDVSPNEYQLGWFSDINKYNLSGGDLPKKSLPKKLKQMKQFWLGLRLKASRAYLKTLFNKSGCSDKFCASAASNNNMGAEKKSLKCKECQNKYMKVARRNPFESFYDSKDQATCSVVKSIRREMLEVVEDDFCDHRRSFSGVGQRHCSTKASSLSTSSSGSSSSSSSFSFSSAGYYDLQLFKRSISANYELESSIQGAIAHCKQSQQQCGSKNGSDDRRICSQFATKMQLVRVNE, encoded by the coding sequence ATGAAAATTGAAATGGCCACAAAACAAGTTACTACTACTATGGTTCATGTAGATGATGATGACTACATTGACATGGAACTATGTAATTCCTCCCCAAATTTCTTCTCTTATTCCCTTAGCTCTCCACCATCCAACAGAGAGTTTGAATTCCAAATGAGTGAGAAAGAGTCATTAACTTCTCCAGCTGATGATCTCTTCtacaagggaaaactccttccTCTTCACCTTCCCCCTCGTTTGCAAATGGTTCAAAAGCTCGTTGAAAACTCCTCCACCAATGCCAAATTTGAGTACATCAAATCAGATTCACCTTCAACAAATGCCAACACCCCTTTTGAATCCAACATCTCTCCTTCAGAATCACGCCGTGTGAGCAGTGATGTGAGCCCAAATGAATACCAACTTGGGTGGTTTTCTGACATTAACAAGTACAACCTTAGTGGTGGTGATCTTCCTAAGAAGTCTTTGCCCAAGAAACTGAAACAGATGAAGCAGTTCTGGCTTGGCCTGAGACTCAAGGCCTCAAGGGCTTACCTGAAAACCTTGTTCAACAAATCTGGTTGCTCAGACAAGTTTTGTGCCAGTGCTGCAAGCAACAACAACATGGGAGCGGAGAAGAAATCATTAAAGTGCAAAGAGTGTCAGAACAAGTACATGAAGGTTGCAAGGAGAAACCCTTTTGAGAGTTTCTATGATAGCAAGGACCAGGCAACTTGTTCTGTCGTGAAGAGCATCAGAAGAGAGATGCTTGAAGTTGTTGAAGATGATTTCTGTGACCACAGGAGGTCTTTCTCTGGGGTTGGTCAACGACATTGTTCCACAAAGGCTTCATCTTTGTCCACATCTTCATCAGGgtcatcttcttcatcttcttctttttcttttagctCAGCTGGGTACTATGATTTGCAACTTTTCAAGAGGAGCATCAGTGCCAATTATGAGTTGGAAAGTTCAATCCAGGGAGCCATTGCTCATTGCAAGCAGTCTCAGCAGCAGTGTGGTTCAAAGAATGGTTCAGATGATAGAAGGATTTGTTCTCAATTTGCAACAAAAATGCAGTTGGTGAGAGTTAATGAATAG
- the LOC114370263 gene encoding uncharacterized protein LOC114370263: MSWVRSAVNKAVEGGQRNIGRAVRTYADSVMVHASNAVAGGARIIQDRIVARNMQNFKHTVKRLEEVSVSCRGIERVQLLRRWLVALREVERLTLTRTDSNAKDQDNEFLNDESKDLPTQQPTLIYYVDPAAPGELKNFGDVFLSSQALEGISLSMILDAPNEEEVSLLSEIYGLCIKGGKEEHTALLSSVQELAKAFSGYEDEVLAKREELLQYVQCAISGLKVNADLMSIEVEACKLKEKIENMKAVNEDGNFVNSPKSTVAIEALDEAMEKIQMCSTLEELLLKKKYFSYGDSPQLHAEKVDKLKLLSESLVNSTTKAETHISENRSQKEEALHFRVTKSNEVSQVEKELAVEIGELEKQKDELEDRLKKVNSLLTSARMRLHNAKEEREQFDEASKEIIALLKTKEDEMVRAITSYTVEASVVDAWIKFLESTWDFQASHTKRKEEQVKTELERHGDHFVNLVVHLLYSYKEKLGLSVTQIRILVENLRSSQGLAISTAADNEGLKLVSPRKKLEEEYLDIESKFLATLNIVDTMKKQFHIQKEGIFREDIDKVAELFDAIEKIKGEFESIERPKLELESTTARSETPSSQVTSITPSPPSMANKHKQDGLINSPSITGRSQIGIELDKLSEDDSEEEICEWEFDALDKDRHSRS; this comes from the exons ATGTCATGGGTAAGATCAGCGGTGAACAAAGCGGTGGAAGGTGGCCAGAGAAATATCGGACGTGCCGTTCGCACCTACGCCGACTCCGTCATGGTCCATGCAAGCAACGCCGTCGCTGGCGGTGCCAGAATCATCCAGGATCGCATT GTGGCTCGGAATATGCAAAATTTTAAGCACACTGTAAAACGGTTAGAAGAGGTTTCTGTTTCGTGTAGAGGGATAGAGAGAGTACAGTTGCTAAGAAGGTGGTTGGTTGCGCTTAGAGAAGTTGAGAGACTTACTCTTACCCGCACTGACTCCAATGCTAAAGATCAAGACAACGAATTTCTTAATGATGAATCCAAGGATTTACCTACACAACAACCCACTTTG ATTTACTATGTAGACCCTGCTGCTCCGGGTGAACTGAAAAATTTTGGCGATGTCTTTCTTTCCAGTCAAGCTCTTGAGGGCATATCATTGTCAATG ATTCTTGATGCACCAAATGAGGAAGAAGTTTCACTACTTTCAGAGATATATGG GCTCTGTATTAAAGGAGGAAAGGAAGAACATACTGCCTTGTTATCCAGTGTACAGGAATTGGCAAAAGCATTTTCTGGATATGAAGATGAAGTGCTG GCAAAGCGAGAAGAGTTACTTCAATATGTCCAATGTGCAATTTCAGGGCTGAAAGTAAATGCTGATCTTATGAG CATAGAAGTTGAAGCATGCAAGCTGAAGGAAAAAATTGAGAATATGAAGGCAGTCAACGAAGATGGAAATTTTGTAAATTCACCTAAATCAACTGTAGCAATAGAG GCTCTTGATGAAGCTatggaaaaaattcaaatgtgtTCTACGTTGGAGGAACTCTTGCTGAAAAAGAAATACTTTAGCTATGGTGATTCTCCACAACTTCATGCTGAAAAG GTTGACaaattgaaacttttgtcaGAGTCTCTTGTAAATTCTACCACAAAAGCTGAGACTCACATTTCAGAAAACAG ATCTCAAAAAGAAGAAGCACTTCATTTTCGGGTAACTAAATCCAACGAGGTTAGCCAAGTTGAAAAG GAATTAGCTGTGGAGATCGGAGAACTTGAGAAGCAGAAAGATGAGCTTGAAGACAGACTGAAAAAg GTCAACAGCTTGTTGACATCTGCACGGATGCGCCTCCACAatgcaaaagaagaaagagagcaGTTTGATGAAGCAAGCAAAGAAATTATTGCACTTTTAAAAACAAAG GAAGATGAGATGGTGCGGGCCATTACTTCTTATACGGTGGAAGCCAGTGTTGTTGATGCATGGATCAAATTTCTGGAGAGCACATGGGATTTTCAAGCTTCACATACAAAGAGAAAGGAGGAGCAGGTCAA aaCTGAACTGGAGAGACATGGTGATCATTTTGTGAATTTGGTGGTTCATCTTCTGTATTCTTACAAG GAAAAATTGGGTTTATCTGTTACTCAAATAAGAATACTTGTGGAGAATTTAAGATCCAGTCAAGG GTTAGCAATATCAACAGCAGCAGACAATGAAGGTTTGAAATTAGTGAGTCCAAGAAAGAAACTTGAAGAAGAATACTTGGATATCGAATCcaag TTTTTAGCCACTCTGAATATAGTGGACACCATGAAGAAGCAGTTTCACATTCAAAAGGAAGGCATTTTCAG AGAAGACATTGACAAGGTTGCAGAACTGTTTGATGCCATTGAGAAAATAAAAGGCGAATTTGAGTCTATTGAAAGGCCAAAACTGGAACTTGAGAGTACAACTGCAAGGTCTGAAACACCATCAAGTCAAGTAACCTCCATAACTCCTTCACCTCCCTCCATGGCTAATAAACACAAGCAAGATGGACTGATCAACTCTCCCTCAATCACTGGAAGATCACAAATAGGAATAGAACTTGATAAATTAAGCGAAGATGACTCGGAAGAAGAGATATGTGAGTGGGAGTTTGATGCTCTTGACAAAGATCGTCACTCCAGGAGTTGA